Genomic segment of Iocasia fonsfrigidae:
CAACTAAGGATCTCGTCCTCTACTTCAATAGCACTAATAATACTGGTTATTATATTCATCAACATTCCCCTTACCCTTACAATGGAAAAGGCTTTTTCCCCACTGATAAAAGTTAATAGTCCTGAAGTATTTGTCACCAGTATCTTACCATTACTACTACTTATTATTGCAAATTTAGTAATAGCCCTCAGCGAACAACTTATACTGGTCAATATCTTCTACAAATTATTTTCTAAAACACTATTTAATAAATTTATATCTATTATCATGTCAAGCCTTTTATATTCTTTTTTATTACTTAATTTTGACCCCGGCAGAATACTAATCAATTTTTTGGCTGCTGCTATTAGTCTATTTATTTATAGTAAAACTGAATCAATACTAACTTCGTCCTTTTTTATTGCTAGTTATTATTCCATCTATATCATTTACATATTTGGATGGAATTATATAGGATTTTGATTTCATTATTCCGACTAAATTATAGCAATAAAAAAGACCAGGTATACAACCTGGCCTTCGAACATTACAATGTTTTTTACTTCATCTACTTATACTCTTTTTAGCTTATATTATTAAATATACTTAGTGTTGGATAGAGTGTGCTGGTTGTTTCCTTTTCTTCATAAATTGCACCACTACACTTCTTGCAGTACTCAACACCAGACCAATTGTGTGTTCCACATACAGGACACTGTACTTTTTTAGTTTTCATTTAAACCACCCTTTCTTATTTTCTTATTGTCTTATAGGTTCTGTCTATAGTATAACAGCCGACTGCTTTTTTGTCAATTATTAACAAATAAAAGTAATATTGAAAATTATCATACTATTTAAACTCACCATATATTTCCTTACCACATTGTGGGCATTTATTACCTTTCATTAATTTTCTGCTAGTATAATAATCCCTGACAAGCAATTCCCGACCACAGACCGGGCATCTTGTTATTTTTCCGAAATCACCCTGAATATTACCAAGGTAAACATAATCCATATATTTCCTGGCAATTTGATATACCTCCTCCATTTTGCCCAACGATGTAGGTGCTTTTTTGAATTTATATGCTGGAAAATATCTGGTCAGGTGAACTGGTATATCAGAATCAATAGTACTAAGCCAGGAAAACATCTTTTCTACCTCTTTTTGTGAGTCATTTTCTCCGGAAATAACTAAAGTAGTAATTTCTAGATGAACCCTGGCAGCCATTAATGTAATATTTTCTAGAACAGGGTTTAATGTACCTTCACAAATGTCCTTATAGAAATTAGTCCTAAATGATTTTAAATCAACATTTATTCCATCGAGAACTGGTAATAAAGTGTGTAATGGTTTTTCATTGATATAACCATTAGTAACCAGTACAACCCGCAGATCACGCTCCTGGGCCAGGCTAGCTGTTTCCAAAATATATTCATACCATATTGAAGGCTCTGAATATGTAAAAGCAATACCAATAGTATTTTTTTGACACGCTAATTCTACTAATTCCTCAGGTGAAACTGTTGTTAAAGCCGGTTTCTGCTGACTTATCTCCCAATTTTGGCAATATTGACAACGAAAATTACAGCCATATGTCCCAACTGATAAAACCTTTTCCCCTGGATAGAAATGATAGAGTGGTTTTTTCTCAACTGGGTCTACTGCCAGGGAACTAATCTTCGCATAGGTATCACTATATAAACTACCGTCAATGTTAATTCTCCCCTGACAAATACCATTCTTCCCAGGTGAAATAACACAATAATGTGGACACAATAAGCATTGAACAGTATTATTTTTCCTTGGCTGATAAAAAGCAGCTTCCTTCATTTGATTCTCCTTTACTTATGTCTATTAACTTTAAAACGGTATATTTCCATTTCTTCATCTGGTAAAATTCCTGCTTTCTTCCTGGCTATCTCTAGTTGTTGTGAAAAATCACTAATTCCCGGCAGAGCAGGAAGCAATACACCCTTCCTAATCCCGTTTTCTACTATTACACCATATTTATCAGGATCCAGCTCTGAAGACTTATTTACTTTTTCAGGTTTACTTAATACATCAACAGTTATATCTAAATAAGGTAATTCTCCTTCTACTACAGGATTA
This window contains:
- a CDS encoding CPBP family glutamic-type intramembrane protease, whose protein sequence is MNDKKGLISYISYKDVLIILGIWYLMLSLNMISKGVNLDYTVLNNFFHFLFIISGRFLSFSFIVFYITSLYPISFADLGIHLKNPLRQLRISSSTSIALIILVIIFINIPLTLTMEKAFSPLIKVNSPEVFVTSILPLLLLIIANLVIALSEQLILVNIFYKLFSKTLFNKFISIIMSSLLYSFLLLNFDPGRILINFLAAAISLFIYSKTESILTSSFFIASYYSIYIIYIFGWNYIGF
- a CDS encoding DUF7577 domain-containing protein: MKTKKVQCPVCGTHNWSGVEYCKKCSGAIYEEKETTSTLYPTLSIFNNIS
- the amrS gene encoding AmmeMemoRadiSam system radical SAM enzyme, with translation MKEAAFYQPRKNNTVQCLLCPHYCVISPGKNGICQGRINIDGSLYSDTYAKISSLAVDPVEKKPLYHFYPGEKVLSVGTYGCNFRCQYCQNWEISQQKPALTTVSPEELVELACQKNTIGIAFTYSEPSIWYEYILETASLAQERDLRVVLVTNGYINEKPLHTLLPVLDGINVDLKSFRTNFYKDICEGTLNPVLENITLMAARVHLEITTLVISGENDSQKEVEKMFSWLSTIDSDIPVHLTRYFPAYKFKKAPTSLGKMEEVYQIARKYMDYVYLGNIQGDFGKITRCPVCGRELLVRDYYTSRKLMKGNKCPQCGKEIYGEFK
- the amrA gene encoding AmmeMemoRadiSam system protein A, whose translation is MKEKRDKYVELARQTINDFVIDGRKRTPDYPLDKGFVRQAAVFVSLKKDGQLRGCIGTIEPCCENIAQEIINNAISACSQDPRFNPVVEGELPYLDITVDVLSKPEKVNKSSELDPDKYGVIVENGIRKGVLLPALPGISDFSQQLEIARKKAGILPDEEMEIYRFKVNRHK